The Lolium perenne isolate Kyuss_39 chromosome 6, Kyuss_2.0, whole genome shotgun sequence genome segment GACCAAAATGTTCACGAACTTGAGATTTCCCTACTTCTGTACTTAATCTGGACAAGTATTGATATTGAATCAAATAAAATTTGGGCTTAATTGAATGTAATTTGTCCGAAAAAAATCTACGTTTGGCCAGACTTCCATAAGTAATAAGTTTGCAGATCCACCATTATGCTGTGTAGCGGTGTTCGAGCGGGCGTGGGACTAGTTTTATCGATTTTCTTCTGGTTTTTGCTAATTAACTGGAAACATTTCTCTTCTTGACTAAAAAAATAAACGTTTTTGCCTTCTCATCATCTCATCGGTTAGAACGAGTTCAAAGGAGAAAGCCCCAAGGGTCCACCGTATGCAACGAGGGTTGTTTGCTTGGCTAGTGAAATCCGTCTCCGACTGTGCTGTACATCCCTGGCGCGTATCTGTGACTCCGTGCCCGATACTGTAGGCACGTCTAGCTATGGTTTCCGATTCCGACCGATAACGCGAGTCCGTTTACGACTTCACCTTCCTGGTGTTTGAGCTTTGCGTTGCTGGTTCCATAAATAGAAGAGAGGAGCGCATCGAAGAGGACAAGCTAGCTCGAGTTCCTGATTTCGACCTTTTCCGTTCCCGACCAGCAAATTCGAGGACCCTCGCCTCGGGCCAGCGCGCGGGTACCTAGCTACCACAGAAAGCCAGTTCGGCGATCCGCCTTCGAAGCACCGGAGGCATGAAGCTTCGTCCGGccgtcctcggcctcctccttctcctcgtcCTTGTTCTAAACCCCAATGGCGCGGAGGCCCGGCCTGCCCCTGCTGGCGGCCATCCTCAGAAGAAGCTGTCGAGCTACAGCTTCTTCGTCTTCGGGGATGACTTCGTCGACAACGGGAACCTCCCTCTAACAGACCCCGTCACCCAGATGTCGCGGCAATGGGCCTACCCCTACGGCTCCTCCTACGTTGACGCCGATGGAAACCCGCGACCAAATACTCCGTCGGGACGCTTCTCCAACTACCAAATCCAATCCGATTTCATGGGTAAGCATTATAATTCCCTCATACTCACTCATGTGCTATACAGTACCTAGCTAGTAGACTAGTACGTGCGTCATAATTAACACTGCGTATTGCTTTATTTCTACGTACGTACCTGCAGCAACGATCTTGGGGCTCGAGGAAGCACCTCCGGCGCATGCTCTGACGGCGGAGAAAACCTGTGACCCGTCAGGCATGACCTTCGCCTATGCTGGCGCTGGCGTATTGGATAGCTCGTCGACGCACAAGGTCCCCACCCTTGCCAAGCAGGTCGACACTTTCAGGAAGATGGTCAACGACGGGATCATCTCTGAGCAGCAGCTCAGTCGCTCAGTGGCCCTCGTGGCCGTCTCCGGCAACGACTACCGCGGGAGCTCCAGCAACATTGGCCTAAGCACCCCCAACGATGTGAGTAGCTAGCAACAGTTCAAAGCATGCATACATAGATTTCAAATGACTATTTTGTTTGTGCATCTTAACTAATGTGCTAACTTTTCATGTATATATGCAGATCAATGCTTATATTGGGAGGGTGACAAAGGAGATCGCAGCCAACGTGGAGCAATTGCAGAAGCTAGGGATGACAAAGGTTGTCGTCAATAACTTGCACCCCGTCGGATGCACACCATTGCAAACACGGACTAACAACTACACCGCCTGCGACGTCTTTGGAAATTTGGGTGCATCCGTCCATAACAGTAACCTCAAACAAACGATGGAGGGCAAGAAAAATGTCCACGTTGCCGACCTCTACACCGCCTTCAGTAATATTGTGGATACAGCCCCAGGTATGTacatacatgcatgcatgcatgcacaagtgC includes the following:
- the LOC127321322 gene encoding GDSL esterase/lipase At3g09930-like; this translates as MKLRPAVLGLLLLLVLVLNPNGAEARPAPAGGHPQKKLSSYSFFVFGDDFVDNGNLPLTDPVTQMSRQWAYPYGSSYVDADGNPRPNTPSGRFSNYQIQSDFMATILGLEEAPPAHALTAEKTCDPSGMTFAYAGAGVLDSSSTHKVPTLAKQVDTFRKMVNDGIISEQQLSRSVALVAVSGNDYRGSSSNIGLSTPNDVSS